In Brassica napus cultivar Da-Ae chromosome C2, Da-Ae, whole genome shotgun sequence, the sequence GCTCGTCTCTCGGACGTGCAGAAGACCTCTTCGTGGAGATTTTTGTATGACGACGAGGTACCAATCCTTGAGAACCTTGAAGGTCTTGCTCTGATTTGGGGCAAGATCAGAGAGAAGGGATGCGAGCTTCCTCCTCTGGACGATATGCGTGAGCGTGATGCTTACGTGCGGATGGCGGTCGCGAGTGCTAAGGTAATCTGTCTCGCGATTGCTTTTGATGTTCTGTCGGGTTAACTGATGATTGCCTGACCTCTGTTGTTGCTTTTTCTTAGGCTATGGAGGCGAGTAACGAATACGCCGCTTTGATGGAGAAGCGCTTGGCTGACTTTCCGAGCAAAGAGGAGGCCGGAGGTCACCTTCTCACGATTCAACAGCTTCGAGGTGAGTTGGAGACCGTTCGAGTAACAGAGAAGTAGCGTGAGGTCGAGGTTGAGGGATTGAAGGAGAAGTTGGTTGCTACCGAGGCGGAGAAGGTTGCTCTCCAGACTGACCTTGACTTGATGAAGGAAAAGCATAGGAGGGAGATTGAAGGTTGCAAGGAGACCGATCTCAAGGAACGCAGTCTTGCTCGTCGGTCTCTTGCCCAAGAGTGTGACGCGGTTCATGCCGTGGTGAAGGATAAGCTCCGGAAGAGGAAGGAAGAGACGGATACAGAAGTGCGAGCTCGTATTGAGGCTTTGACTGAGTACAGCGAAGGTGGTTTCGAGCTCGAAGAGGAGTTGGGGCGTCTTAAAGACCGGGAGATCTCGCTTGATCTTGATTATGGTGTTGCCTCGGTGTCGGAGCCTTCCCTTAGTCGTCTCGATCTTCCTGAGGTTTCTGGTGATTCGGTTGATCAAGAATGACGCGAGGATTAACCTGTTTGCTTTGGAGTTTGTAGTTTttgttgtgtttttattttgtcttttggtttgttgaagaaacataaatatgtCTTCAAAAAAAATGGATTATCAGGTTAATACCTTTCCTAATTGAATGTTTTGTTTAACTTTTGCATCATTGAGCTTGTTTGTTTTAACATTTAAAAGGTGTGTGTAGAACAGAGACTGATCAGGAATCTGTTTTGTTGGCCTTTATATGGCCTGATAGTGAGTCCGTCGAACGGGCTATGTTTAGAGATTGAATATTCTAAGTAAGAGAAGAAAATTAACGAATGTTTGTTCGGTTGTTTGGGCTGCGCTCGGTgtcgagctgcctacgtaccctcttcgagggatcaagcctttttGTAGTTTCGTTTCTCTTTGACTGAGCTGTAGGGTAGGGTCGTTAGCCTCCCAGCCCGAAGCTTGACAGTCATGGTTGAGGTTCGGATTTTGCGTTACTTGTAATATTTCTTTAAGTTGTAGTCGTTCCAAGGTCTCATTTCTGGGAGGCCAGTTTTGCGCTTTTCTAGCTTGTAGACTCCGGTTCGGGTTTCTTTGGTGACTTTGTATGGTCCTTCCTGCTCCCGGTTCTTTCGTTCCGTCGAACACTTTTCAGAGAACTAGGTCGCCTACGGAGAAAGCGCGGTTTATTACGTTGGAGTCGTAATAACGTGCCGCGGCTTCTTGGTAATTTTGCATACGTACTGCTGCTTTTTCTCGTTGTTCCTCGATCATATCTAACTGGTGGATTAATAACTCTTCGTTGAGTTCGGCGTCTTCTGAACACATTCCTCGTCGCTGACTCGGAACCTCGATTTCGGCTGGGATTACGGCTTCAACTCCATAAGACAGCGAGAATGGTGTTTCTTGGGTTGTTGTGTGGGGGGTCGTTCTGAAAGCCCATAGGACACCGTGCATCTCTTCGTCCCACCTCTCTTTCTTGAGGTCGTGTCTTTTCTTGAGGTTGTTCATGATAGTTTTATTTGCGGCTTCGGCATGACCGTTGCATTTTGGGTACCGGGGGCTCGCGGCCTTAATTTTGATTTTCCACTTTACGCAAAAatctttgaatatttttgagATGAATTGTGGTCCATTGTCGGTTACTGTCTCGTATGGTAAACCATGTCggtagatgatgtttttccaaatGAAGCTGGTTACCGTCGTAGAGGTGACGTTGGAGAATGCTTCGGCTTCGATCCATTTGGTAAAATAGTCGGTTAGTACCTGGAGGAATCGTAATTGGGCTGGCCCAGAAGGTACTAGCGGGCCTACTATATCCATGGAACATTTCATAAAAGGGTATGGTGAAGATATTGTAGATAATTTCTGAGTTGGTTGGTGTATCATTggtgcatgcctttggcatttgtcGCATTTTAATGTGAATTGCTCACTGTCGTCGGCGATCGTTGGCCAGAAGTAGCCTAGTATCTTTATCCTGATTGCTAGAGATCGCCCGCTAGAGTGGCTTCCGCATGATCATCCATGAGTTTGTTTTAGGATTGTGAATGTGTCTTTGGGCGATACCCCCAACAAATAGAGCTCGTCCAGGCTTCTTTTGTACAGTTTTTCTTCCATAATACAATAGCGCGAGCTCCGGGCTTTTATTTTTTGAGCTTCCCATCTTTCAGCGGGGAGTTCgccatcttttatatatttaactattGGGATTCTCCAATCTGGTCTAGCTTCGAGCTCTTTTTTGAAGGCGTTGTGTGCCTCATTGTTAGTTTCGTGGACGGCTTCTTCAGGGACGATTGTTGTGGTTGCTGTTCTTCTAGTCCTGACGCGTGACGTGCTTGGGGTTGATGGGTCGTTGGGCTCGCCGCTGGTTTCGTCGTTGAGATCCTGGCTTTCTTTTTGTGCTCTGCTTCGTGTAGTGATTACGTCGATGCGTGGGAGGCTGTCTCCTTGAAGATTGTTTCCTTTGCACGGGAGATCTATGCTAGGTTTTCTATTCCTTCTACCGGTATTATTCTTTTTACCGCTGGGTTGGAAGTCGAAGCTAGCGCAGCTAGAGCGTCGGCCGACGTGTTATCTCCTCTTGGGATTTTTGTGAGCTCGAATTTGTCGAATTGCTGAGCGATCGCTTTTAGGACTGTGAGATATGCTTCCATTCTTTCGTTTTTCGCTTCGTATTCTCCGTGGAATTGGCTTGTGACTAACTGCGAGTCACTGAAGGCGCTGATTTCCCGAGCTCCGATGCTTCGTACGAGTCGTAGGCCAGAGATCAGAGATTCGTAttcggcttcgttgtttgatgcGCTGAATCCTAGGCGAAATGATTGCTCGATCATTTCCCCTATCGGAGATTCGAATTGTATTCCGATCCCGGATCCCTGCCTCGACGAGGCCCCATCGACGTGTAATTTCCATGTTTGGGAATTCGATCTTGTGTTGTCTTCTTTCGGGACGAGTTCGATTATGAAATCAGCTAACACCTGCTCTTTCGAGCTCGTTCGCGGTTGGCATTCGATATCGTATTCGCTGAGCTCGATTGCCAATTTTGCCAATCTTCCTTATTGGCTTGGACTGTGGAGCACTGTCCGCAGGGGTTGCGATGTTATGACCGTGATTGAATGCGACTGAAAATAAGGTCTTAATTTTTGGCCGCGGTACCTATTGCTAGCGCTAGCTTTTCCATCACGGGGTACATGGTTTTGGCGTCTACCAACGATCTACTCACATTGTATATCGGTATTTGTTCTCCGCTTTCTTCGCAAATTAGCACTCCGCTTACTGCGTGTTTGGAGGTTGCCACGTACAAAAAGAGGGTCTCTCCTATGATTGGTTTGACAGAATGGGCGGCTCGCTGATATATGTCTTAAGCTCTTTTAGGGCGGAGTCACATTCGATTTTCCATTCGAATTTCTTGTTTCCTTTCAATAGCTTGTAGAAAGGGAGGCATCTGTCGGTCGACCTGGAGATGAAGCGGTTCAGCGCAGCTATTTTACCGGTCAGGCGCTGTACTTCTCGGATCGATCTCGGAGGTAAGGTATCGAGAGCGCGGCGATCTGTTTCGCGTTGGCCTCGATTCCCCTTTCGGTTACAAGGTATCCGAGGAACTCTCCGGAGGCCACTCTGAAAGTGCATTTTGTAGGGTTCAGTTTCATCCCGAACTTATTAAGAATGTTGAAACACTCTTGGGGTTATAGAACGTGGTCGTTGGCTTTTGATGACTTTACTAGCATGTCGTCTATGTAATCCTCCATCGTTCTTCCAAGTTGCGTGGAGAACATTTTATTTACTAGTCTTTGATAAGTAGCTCCGGCGTTCTTTAGTCCGAACGACATTACTTTGTAGCAATAGGTACCCCGCTCGATGATGAAGCTAGTTTTTTCCTGGTCGTCGAGGTTCATGAGGATCTGATTGTAACCAGAAAATGCATCCATGAACGAAAGTAGTTCGTGACCGCTGTGGCTTCTACCAGCTGGTCGATATGTGGTAATGGGAAACTATCTTTTGAGCATGCTTTGTTGAGATCGGTGAAATCAATACACACTCtccattttccatttttcttttttactacgACTGGGTTTGCGAGCCAATCAGGGTATTGGACTTCGCGAATGGAACCGATTTTCAGGAGCTTGTCCACTTCGTCATTTACTGCCTTGGCtcgttcgggtcctagctttCTTCGTTTGTGTTTGATAGGTTTAAACGTAGGGTCGATGTTTAGGTCGTGAGAGGTGATATTGATGTTGATTTCGGGCATGTCTGCCGCAGACCATGCGAATGtcttaatattttgtttgaGGAAAGATACGAGGTTGTTCCTGATGTTGACGCCTTTTTCGGAATTCTCGTCTAGGGCGACGACGCCCGATAGGTCTTTGGCGGGGTCTTTTACTTATAGGTCGCGTGCGAGTGGGATATTCTCCTCCTTCCGCAGCATTTTTCGGAATTCGGACATGTAACAGGCTCGGGCTTGTTTTTGGCTTCCGAGTATGGTTTTCTCGCCGGTTGGAGATAAAAACCTCACGCATTGGTGATAAACCGAGGGGACCACCCTAATCTGGTGCAACCAGGGGCGCCCTATGATGGCATCGAAAGGCATAGGTTGATCGACTACGGTGAATTCTGTTTTAAGTTCCAGATCGTAAGCTTTGGTGGTTAACAATATGATCCCGAGCGAACGGACCGACTTTCCTTCATAGCTAGCGAGGGGAGTCGTTTCTCGTCTGATCGTTGGGATCGGTTGCTCGAGCGACCGTAGCATTTTTTGCGAGATGATGTCGACAGCGCTTCCGGTGTCGATAAGGATTTTCGAGAAGACGGCGCCTTCGACTTCCAATGCGATCACCAAGGCATCATCGTGGGGCATATCGAGCTTTATATTTTCGTGCTCGTAGAAAGTCATGATTTCTCCTTTTTGTATTGTATCCTCGCAGGCGATGATGGTGGAATCGTCAATCGCTACTTGCGGAGCGCAGGACTGCTTGTCGAGAACATCGACTTTCTTGATGTGATTGGCCTCATCGATCTAAAGAGGTCGAGATCGATTGATTCGATGCAGTCGGATCGAATTGGGGTGGGATCCATAGTCACGCTTAGGAAACTTAGATCGGTTTCTTAGCAAAgatgtttttcgtttatcttccCCACAGTCGGCCCCAAAATGTAGAAcgtaaaatctacactaagtatttgatagtgatcgggagtttgatctagggaagacGAATGATGTAGGCAATGATATCATTAGAACACAAAGATGTAAACAGTTTCCAGTAGGtaaaaatggactttattgatgaataagatcgaatacaatgagttGAACTAGATCGAATGATACAAATGAGATCGGTAAAGAAAGGATCTAAGATTGGGATGAAAACAAGGTCGATGTAtgtgtgtagctctctctagggttttcaacatGTCTTTCTTCATGTCCCTTCTCTTTCCTTTATAGTAAGTCAACCTTGTGATCTTCGTAACTGCTCTGCGATCTCTGGGATCTCGAAGTTTTCGTTTTCGAGCTCGATTGCTTGCTATAGGCTTCAGTTCCTTACGGTCCATATCTTTGATCGCGGCCCATTACTGTACTGaccgaaattgggtccaacaattCAATGATATTGATTGGATGGTTGCTAATGAATAAAGTTCAACTGAATTTGCATTGTGAAACTAAGGTTAAAGTTCTATTTTAGTTCATTGACATTGaacgtttttatttttagcTGTGTTGCTTAATATTTAAGACTTTGTTGGATTTGTGTGGTTTAAAGTTTAAACACTTTTaattttcagaattttattttatatgtgggtttatatgatatatatatacgcttccaacacggATCCACTTCctagttttttgaaaaaaatcgcTTCTACGCTTCCATACGATTCCGCTTCCGCGTTtccgcttccgtttccatgtaactTAGTCATAGACACAGTAGTAAGACTTGTCATCAGCAACACAGTGGGTCCGGACAAGGTGGCTAAGCTTGTACTTGGCTCGCCACCGGTCAGACCGACGGTTTGACATAAGAATTGCCACGGAGCCCATGCGGAAGAGACAATTAGGCAGCATTATTGCTCTTCCGTTCCCTTTGTAGTGATTAGGCGTTATGATCTCGGTGCTGATGATAATTGCATTCGAATTGGGATGAACCTGAAGTAGATCGCGGGCCAGTTCGACTGAAATCAGGCCCGCGTTGCAGCCTATCCCCGACAGATTAAAACTTTTAATGTTGCTCCTAAGCTTATATTTGTTGATGACCATAGCAGAGAGCGATGGGGtgggagagaaaagagagaaattCACAATGAGTATATCGATGTCTTTGGGCATTATACCGGTTTTCTTGAAAAGATCATCCATAGCCGAGAAGATAACCATTTGAGCCTCACTTCTAGCCTCGTCCATGGTTGGTGTTGGAGGAATGTAATGAATAGCTGGGGGGAGACAAGTTTCTTCACCGAGACCAGAACGTTAAAGGATTCTCATTTGAAACTCAGCGCGCTTAGGCTTGTCGTTGAGGAACAAACGAGAATATTCCATGAAAGTTGCGAAGGGGACGCGGCACGTGACAGGTGGTTTGTAACAAGAGTAGTCAACGAGGTAGACGGTACGTGGCTTGGACATGAAGTAAACGGTGGAGATAAAGATAACAACGAAAGAAGAACATAGAACCTGAGCTAGGTCAAAGTGAAGTGATTTCCAAACATTAAGAATCTCTTCTGGACCCATCTGAAGAAGCTCAACGGTGATGATTGCCATGATAGGGATCAAAAGAAGACTCAAGAAGTGATTGACCAAGTATTGATAGCCGAGTTTCACATACTTGAGCTTCACCGAGGTAGAAAACTCTGGCATCGGTCCTTGAGGCATCTTGGGGAGAGagtaatgtaaaaaaaaatatgcaagTACACTTGTTTTGTTAACTTTTGTTACTAGGTTTATGAAGAGATGaatgaagaagagaaagggAAGCTGAGAGCATCAGCAGTAAAGAGAGTTTGTGTACGTTTTTCAATAACAGTAAAACaatgatatttgtttttataattattttttaacagcTCAACCAATAAATGCATTATACTTGTAGAATTATTGTGTTTGGAGTACCTTTAGAAAGAATCGTCTcttcttatttgtttttctctctccttcattcttaatatttttgtttatttaaattatcAGAAACCACATGAAGTACTATCACTAATTATGCTCTGAAGGATGTAAAGGCAAACATGAGAAGGGTAGATGAGAAGAGTTAATGAAGAGTCTAGCGTCACCCAACACTCTCTATTTAATTTTGCTTTCGTTTACGAATTTTTTTatgagaaattcttgggttcaccccctaggtgaacctctagattcaccaaccaatagtgtttgagtatttgatatttgatatcttttaaaaaagaaaacaaaattgaattttcaaataagattatatttttaaaataaaacaataaaaatacataaaaatagttacaaaaaataaataaataaatattgataaacttttagcaaaatactaaatcctatatcctaaatcctaaactccaaactctaaattataaaccttaaatcttggataaaccgtaaccattagaaaattttaaatcctaaatcatacattaaaaactaaatcttaataacactaaaccctaaaccctaatcactaaaccctgaacccttggataaatcataaactctaaatcaaaaatatttaaaattaaaccctagagtttatgatttatccaagggttcagagtttacccaaggatttagggtttacccaagggtttagggtttacccaaaggtttagggtttagtgattaggatttagggtttagtgttagtaaaatttagtttttaatgtatgatttagggtttaagattttttaacggtttagagtttatccaaagtttaaggtttaacgtttagggtttagggtttaggatttagggtatagggtttagtattttgctgaagatttaacaatattaattaatttattttttgtaactatttttatatatttttattattttattttaaaaatataatctaatttggatattcaattttatttcctgttttaaaagatatcaaatatcaaatactcaaacactattggttggtgaacctaaaagttcaccttagggggtgaacccaagaatttctctttttttattatataagaaaaaacatgttttgtttTAGTTCTCTTCGATTTCCACTTGTTACTAGACAAAAGCAAGTGATGAGCAGAGCCGGCCCTAGCCCAAAGTAGATGAAACATGGACTTCCGACTGTCattaaataagtaaaatatcggcctcattttcattaaaatatgtGTTAGTCGAGTGGTTAATATGGCTGTCATACATCCCAAGCCTAGGTTCGAAGCTCGAACATTTCGGCcacaatttttgttttggcTTGTAGCCTTTAGATATGTAGGACCGGTTCTGGTGATGAGGGCAAATGATAAAGACAGTTTTCCTTTTGATATAAAAGTTTCATATCTTTCATATTTGTTGTTGAGAGatagacaaaaataaaaacatcagaGACGTGTCAGCGTTTGATTAAATCGAGATTTGGTAACTACTTTGATTTGGTGATCGCGTAGTAAGGTAGGAGCAAAATAGTACTGTTCCATTAACATGTATCCAAGAaaacattgttttcataacTATATACTATTATGAACAAGGTTCCACAAATGAAAGaattataactaatattttcttACTCATGAATTACATGTACGTTCATATCCCAAAAACTGTACGTAAAGTTACTTGTGAGTTTGGACCTATCACTCATTGGCGTGGCAGATAGCGTGAAAATCAGAGAAATTGTAGTTACATAGATATTCGGGTTTAATTGTCGATGTATAGCCAAAGCTGCaggtttttagtttaaaatcgTCAACTGAACCCCCGAAATCGGCGTGGCAAAAACCCCTTGATTTATGGGAGTGTGGTTAAAGACGAGATAAAGTAACAAGAGATTATTTCATTGAACAAAAcgattaatattatatattaaaattgaattcacaactttgattcaaatgtgattttttttaaattgacttAATGGACCTATTAttaaaaagtcatgttacatttaatatctaatcttatcatttaaattttggacataccagaaatttttattgggctatcaataattggatttaaacaatagatgatcaattggatttatagatagtataaattaaatagatataatttaatattgtaatactataactctatatgctaaatatttaaatatttgtcgatgttaacttttaaaattataaagatttttttttaactaacaaaaatcatactatctaacaatgattaatctttactaccttaaaccaatgaaaacaaccgtctttcgaaACATTCGATAGTTACCTGGAAGACATCAAGCTTTTGAAAAGAAGCTTCCTCAACTCACAAAACGTTCAAGTACCTCGGACGAAGAATTTAAAGGCGGATAgtttagcacgcagtgctagaaaacaaccgtctttcgtcgttcacatggatgcagagttaccgATCTGGTTTACAAAGTCTATATGAGTATGTAAAtgtttgttgtcaaaaaaaaaaaccaatgaaaacaaattttaaaccatatagtttattttaaaaattaaacaaaaactaaatgtttaattattactcgataatataaatttatgaagcgaaaagtttaattttttaaaaactttataaatttgtgaaatgttacaatatttttgaatatgacaataaaacaatattttactaatctttatatatatagttacgattttaataatgaaataataatccgaaaatatatatatatagaagaagatacaaatacatgtgaaagtttgaaacaatctattcaatgaaaaaaatatacagtaaacttattatgttttaaaaattgatagacacatatattataatatataccaaattagaattgaaaacaaaatatttatataaaaataaatgaaaacaaaaatccgcgcgCTGTTgtgcgggtcgagatctagtaaATGTATTAAAGAGAACAATATCCCTATTTAAATACAACGGTGAAATACTAGTTACTAAGTAGTACATTATAATTTTACAATGACATTCCTCTTTTTTGTCCCTAGTCATTTGAAAGTGAAAACACACGAGGGAAATTCACGCAGTAGTTATGATGTTTGACTTGGAAAGTGCAAGTAGACAAATCTTGAGATCCTGGAAAACATGAGGCAAATCAAACAGTAGTTAAAATGTTTGACTTAGAATCTCAAACAAGACAAATCTCGAGATCCGACGATTTGATGTACAGAGAGTCAGAGACGATCCACCAAAACCTTAGCTAAAGTCAAAATCTTTTCTGCTATGATTCTTTTTGACAAACATTAATTTTATCCCATACTCAAACAAAAGAATTCAAGATATTTACACTTGATCCTTACATATATGTATGAAAAGAACCAAATTAGAGAAACTCTAGAGAAATCGGGATCAAAAACCCTATAGTGAGAACATTAATGCCAACAAAGTTCGATAAAGAAGTTTAGACTGGCATTGTTCACCATAGACCTaggacttattatccgagatccagattcgttgcgagatccgctccggatccgctccgaaaataggatatccggagtgtccggatccgaatccggatagtaaaatcttggatccgtctaaaccgaatccggatccggatatcttaatttttaggtccggatatctggatccgtaattttaaaacacattagatttttaaattttattaatattaatattttatatattcatatttatatataaattaattttataatattatattttagttcttataatattatagacatatatatatatatatatatatatttataaagcttgtataaatatttaat encodes:
- the LOC106420818 gene encoding 3-ketoacyl-CoA synthase 6-like — encoded protein: MDEARSEAQMVIFSAMDDLFKKTGIMPKDIDILIVNFSLFSPTPSLSAMVINKYKLRSNIKSFNLSGIGCNAGLISVELARDLLQVHPNSNAIIISTEIITPNHYKGNGRAIMLPNCLFRMGSVAILMSNRRSDRWRAKYKLSHLVRTHCVADDKSYYCVYD
- the LOC106393203 gene encoding 3-ketoacyl-CoA synthase 6-like, whose protein sequence is MPQGPMPEFSTSVKLKYVKLGYQYLVNHFLSLLLIPIMAIITVELLQMGPEEILNVWKSLHFDLAQVLCSSFVVIFISTVYFMSKPRTVYLVDYSCYKPPVTCRVPFATFMEYSRLFLNDKPKRAEFQMRIL